In a genomic window of Ralstonia nicotianae:
- a CDS encoding 5'-methylthioadenosine/adenosylhomocysteine nucleosidase, with amino-acid sequence MNIPSSTPSGPIGIVAALHEEISELLTLLSEARRVCIGNRTFWQGELDGRAVVVVLSRIGKVAAATTAAVLVTHFGVRAVVFAGVAGALSPQVAVGDVVVSTELLQHDVDASPLFPRWEIPLTGVARFGADPALAQGLLASAGTILADPCALLGQQVMDAFGIAAPRAHAGLIISGDRFVSTSAESQVLKAALPDALAVEMEGAAVAQVCHEWGVPFAAIRTISDRADDAASVDFSQFIAEVDSRYSVAILRRWLSGLGCA; translated from the coding sequence CGAACTGCTGACGCTGCTGTCGGAGGCCCGCCGCGTGTGCATCGGCAACCGGACGTTCTGGCAGGGCGAGCTCGACGGCCGCGCGGTCGTGGTGGTGCTGTCCCGCATCGGCAAGGTCGCGGCGGCGACCACCGCCGCGGTGCTGGTCACGCATTTCGGCGTGCGTGCGGTTGTGTTCGCGGGCGTTGCCGGCGCGCTGTCGCCCCAGGTTGCGGTGGGCGACGTGGTGGTGTCGACCGAGCTGCTGCAGCACGACGTCGATGCCTCGCCGCTGTTTCCGCGCTGGGAGATTCCCCTGACGGGCGTGGCACGTTTCGGCGCGGACCCGGCACTCGCACAAGGCCTGCTGGCGAGCGCCGGCACCATCCTGGCCGATCCGTGCGCACTCCTGGGGCAGCAGGTCATGGACGCCTTCGGCATTGCCGCGCCGCGGGCGCACGCCGGCCTCATCATCAGCGGCGACCGGTTTGTCTCGACCTCGGCCGAGAGCCAGGTGCTGAAGGCGGCCCTGCCGGACGCGCTGGCCGTCGAGATGGAGGGCGCCGCGGTGGCCCAGGTCTGCCACGAGTGGGGCGTGCCGTTCGCGGCGATCCGGACGATTTCCGACCGCGCGGACGACGCGGCGAGCGTGGACTTCTCCCAGTTCATCGCGGAAGTGGATTCGCGCTACAGCGTGGCCATCCTGCGCCGATGGCTGTCCGGGCTCGGTTGTGCTTGA
- a CDS encoding histidine phosphatase family protein: MKPSKVLIIRHGEKPGDPGTDALTDGTGLSTKGYERAGALAPYVPATFGKPDFLFATQASAHSNRPVETITPLASAIGLPIHDDHGDNEYGKLASKLISDDKYAGKLVLICWHHGKIPELAAALGGVPPEQHWPPTTFDRVWILDYTQASNTAILVRNQPQRLLFGDTSQ; the protein is encoded by the coding sequence GTGAAACCCAGCAAGGTATTGATCATCCGCCACGGCGAGAAGCCAGGAGACCCCGGCACAGACGCACTCACTGACGGCACGGGGCTTTCCACCAAGGGATATGAGCGCGCGGGAGCATTGGCGCCCTATGTTCCCGCGACGTTCGGCAAGCCTGATTTCCTGTTTGCCACCCAGGCGTCGGCACACAGCAACCGGCCAGTGGAAACCATCACGCCGCTGGCCAGCGCGATCGGGCTGCCCATTCACGATGATCATGGCGACAACGAGTACGGCAAGCTCGCCAGCAAGCTCATCAGCGATGACAAATATGCCGGCAAGCTGGTGCTGATCTGCTGGCATCACGGAAAGATTCCCGAGCTTGCCGCCGCGCTCGGCGGCGTGCCGCCCGAGCAGCATTGGCCGCCCACAACGTTCGATCGTGTATGGATTCTCGACTACACACAGGCATCGAACACCGCGATTCTCGTGCGGAACCAGCCTCAGCGCCTGCTTTTTGGCGACACATCCCAATGA
- a CDS encoding phospholipase D-like domain-containing protein, whose amino-acid sequence MAVELKCYANCDDVFMVWCSKTDGKISAIDGCLGFQIEVRNDSAGGVVEILPNLKGFQADVPKTGETRPSSAWPFQTFSWTHHAILHGAVGNQLSYRVTPMIGQPDQLKEDEANASPWVSVVLGASAGPEANAFFNRGVILSQFVSRYAKQHGLDTTQALKRDLTNDVTSPLMQFLSGELGKAIRGIVDTVSKNAKLEIYCALFELDLNDLIEGLIACGGRAHVILANGSVKTAGDDENSKAATQLEGKVDLHRRMTAPHGLAHNKFVVVCEDGQPTHVWTGSTNWTLTGLHTQINNGIALNSAELAQAYFQHWHALIEAGDAFPKTLVTGDDKPVGPFAFNGGSKASVWFTPAPQSKANHNGGADIDTLVNLVSKAQHGILFIMFMPGQEPLDTILKAQPNGLYVRGVVSTLPMGTKDKPSPTFQILTGEDFKTYALDVVQPQGAEAVGSFVSTFTRQQFLNGMGFAITHSKVIVIDPFGDHPVVVTGSHNLSASASGKNDENLLIIENCPELAKAYAVNCMSVYGHYRWPAYQHDRSHAQAAGADAGYLATTPGWQTTALTDQKVNDLRFWGA is encoded by the coding sequence ATGGCCGTTGAACTCAAGTGCTATGCAAACTGCGACGACGTCTTCATGGTCTGGTGTTCAAAGACGGACGGCAAAATCAGCGCGATTGACGGCTGTCTGGGTTTTCAAATTGAAGTGCGCAACGATAGCGCGGGCGGGGTGGTCGAAATCCTGCCCAATCTGAAGGGCTTCCAGGCCGATGTGCCCAAGACGGGAGAAACGCGTCCGTCGAGCGCGTGGCCGTTTCAGACGTTTTCCTGGACACATCACGCCATTCTTCACGGCGCGGTGGGGAATCAACTGAGCTACCGAGTCACCCCCATGATCGGCCAACCCGATCAGTTGAAGGAGGACGAAGCGAACGCCAGCCCTTGGGTTTCCGTCGTGCTCGGTGCATCGGCCGGACCCGAGGCCAATGCGTTCTTCAACCGAGGCGTCATCCTCTCGCAGTTCGTCAGCCGCTATGCCAAGCAGCATGGGCTCGACACGACGCAGGCGCTCAAGCGCGACCTCACGAACGACGTCACCAGCCCGCTGATGCAATTCCTGAGCGGTGAACTGGGCAAGGCCATCCGCGGCATTGTCGACACCGTGAGCAAGAACGCAAAACTGGAGATCTACTGCGCGCTGTTCGAGCTCGACCTCAATGACCTGATCGAGGGCTTGATCGCATGCGGAGGCCGGGCGCACGTGATTCTCGCCAACGGCTCGGTGAAGACTGCCGGCGACGATGAGAACAGCAAGGCAGCGACACAACTGGAAGGCAAGGTCGACCTGCACCGGCGCATGACGGCGCCGCATGGCCTTGCGCACAACAAGTTCGTCGTCGTGTGCGAAGACGGCCAGCCGACCCATGTCTGGACCGGCAGCACGAACTGGACCCTCACAGGGCTGCATACGCAGATCAACAACGGCATCGCGCTCAACAGCGCTGAACTCGCGCAAGCCTATTTTCAGCACTGGCATGCGCTGATCGAGGCCGGCGACGCCTTTCCGAAAACGCTCGTCACCGGCGACGACAAGCCCGTGGGGCCGTTCGCTTTCAACGGCGGCAGCAAAGCGAGCGTGTGGTTCACGCCGGCGCCGCAGTCAAAGGCAAACCACAACGGCGGGGCCGATATCGACACGCTGGTGAACCTGGTGAGCAAGGCTCAGCACGGCATCCTGTTCATCATGTTCATGCCGGGCCAGGAGCCGCTGGACACCATCCTCAAAGCGCAGCCCAACGGCCTCTACGTGCGTGGTGTGGTCAGCACGCTGCCGATGGGAACGAAGGACAAGCCCTCACCTACCTTCCAGATCCTGACCGGCGAGGATTTCAAGACGTACGCGCTCGACGTTGTTCAGCCGCAGGGTGCCGAGGCAGTGGGCAGCTTCGTTTCGACATTTACGCGTCAGCAGTTCCTGAACGGCATGGGGTTTGCCATCACCCATTCGAAGGTGATCGTGATCGACCCGTTCGGAGATCATCCGGTCGTGGTGACCGGATCGCACAATTTGTCCGCCAGCGCGAGCGGCAAGAACGATGAGAACCTGCTGATCATTGAAAACTGCCCCGAGCTCGCTAAAGCGTACGCCGTGAACTGCATGAGCGTTTACGGCCATTACCGTTGGCCGGCCTATCAGCATGATCGGTCCCATGCTCAAGCGGCGGGTGCAGACGCTGGATATCTGGCGACGACGCCCGGTTGGCAAACCACAGCGCTGACTGACCAGAAGGTGAACGACTTGAGGTTCTGGGGTGCGTGA